A portion of the Chryseobacterium tructae genome contains these proteins:
- a CDS encoding low affinity iron permease family protein: MKKNFFDRFADWAACFAGSPGAFIGASILVIIWAATGPVFKFSEVWQMVINTGTTIVTFLMVFLIQKAQNKDSKAIQIKLNELISAHEKANNRIVDIEDLTEDELDELHKLYEKFGKFPKNHENRK, encoded by the coding sequence ATGAAAAAGAATTTTTTTGACAGATTTGCAGATTGGGCTGCCTGTTTTGCAGGAAGTCCGGGTGCTTTTATCGGGGCAAGTATTTTGGTTATTATCTGGGCAGCTACAGGACCGGTATTTAAATTTTCTGAAGTATGGCAAATGGTTATTAACACAGGAACCACCATAGTTACATTTCTTATGGTTTTTCTAATCCAAAAAGCACAGAATAAAGATTCTAAAGCCATACAAATAAAGCTTAACGAATTGATTTCAGCTCATGAAAAAGCTAACAATCGAATTGTGGATATTGAAGATTTAACAGAAGATGAACTGGATGAGCTTCACAAACTATATGAGAAGTTTGGCAAGTTCCCTAAAAATCACGAAAACAGAAAGTAG
- a CDS encoding SDR family oxidoreductase: MTGGDSGIGRAAAIAYAREGADVAINYLPEEEADAKEVIALIKKAGCKAIAIPGDIRDESFCKRLVSKAVKELNGIDILVNNAGHQKTHESIVDISTEEFDRTMKTNLYAPFWIIKAALPHLKAGSCIIGLSSVQAYDPSEDLYDYAQTKAATTSYIKSLAKQLGSKGIRVNGVAPGPVWTALEISGGQTQEKIEKFGEDTAFGRPGQPAELASIFVQLAENSASFTTGHIYGAAGGNGQP, translated from the coding sequence ATTACTGGTGGAGATTCGGGTATCGGAAGAGCAGCTGCTATAGCATATGCTAGGGAAGGAGCTGATGTAGCAATAAACTATCTTCCTGAAGAAGAAGCTGATGCTAAGGAGGTAATCGCTCTCATAAAAAAAGCAGGCTGCAAAGCTATTGCTATTCCGGGAGATATAAGAGATGAAAGTTTCTGTAAAAGATTAGTATCTAAGGCGGTTAAGGAATTGAACGGTATTGATATCCTGGTAAATAATGCTGGTCATCAGAAAACTCATGAATCCATAGTGGATATAAGTACTGAAGAATTTGACAGGACTATGAAAACCAATCTTTATGCACCGTTTTGGATCATAAAGGCCGCATTACCACATCTCAAAGCAGGATCATGTATCATTGGTCTTTCATCAGTACAGGCCTATGATCCTTCTGAGGATCTATATGATTATGCACAAACAAAGGCAGCGACCACAAGCTATATAAAATCATTAGCCAAGCAATTGGGATCAAAAGGAATCCGTGTGAATGGTGTCGCTCCAGGACCCGTTTGGACTGCTCTTGAGATCAGCGGAGGACAAACACAAGAGAAAATTGAAAAATTCGGTGAAGATACGGCATTCGGCAGACCGGGACAGCCTGCTGAGCTTGCTTCGATCTTTGTTCAGCTTGCTGAAAACAGTGCCAGCTTTACAACTGGGCATATATATGGTGCAGCAGGTGGTAATGGGCAACCATAA
- a CDS encoding Ku protein: protein MKAIWNGAIGFGLVNIPVKIYSATETSKLDLDMLDKSDFSNIKFKRVNEKTGKEVKWENIVKGYLMDDKYIILDDEDYEAASPEKSKILSIDQFVKEVEVDSVYFENPYFLEPQKNGENAYQLLLNALAKTKMVGVGTFVLRESEAIGMIRPYNDDVLVLNRLRFAQEIRDYKDLKIPSKKAPKPAELKMAVSLIEQLSQEFDPEMYKDTYSESLMKIIKQKAKGKGVKARKAEPAKEGKVIDLMAQLKASLQTSKSKNAS from the coding sequence ATGAAAGCAATTTGGAACGGCGCCATTGGCTTTGGTTTAGTCAATATTCCTGTAAAGATTTATTCCGCCACAGAAACCAGCAAATTGGATTTGGATATGCTTGATAAATCCGATTTTTCGAATATTAAATTTAAAAGAGTCAACGAAAAAACAGGCAAAGAAGTGAAATGGGAAAACATTGTTAAAGGTTATCTCATGGACGATAAATACATCATTCTTGATGATGAAGATTACGAGGCTGCAAGTCCTGAAAAATCTAAAATTCTTTCCATTGATCAGTTTGTAAAAGAAGTGGAAGTCGATTCCGTTTATTTTGAAAATCCTTACTTTCTCGAACCGCAAAAAAATGGTGAAAACGCATACCAATTGCTGTTAAATGCTTTAGCTAAAACAAAAATGGTCGGTGTCGGAACTTTTGTTCTCCGTGAAAGTGAAGCCATCGGAATGATTCGACCTTATAATGATGATGTTTTGGTTTTAAACAGATTACGATTTGCTCAGGAAATTCGAGATTATAAAGATTTAAAAATACCCTCTAAAAAAGCTCCAAAACCAGCCGAACTGAAAATGGCGGTAAGTTTAATAGAACAGCTTTCGCAGGAATTTGATCCAGAAATGTATAAAGACACCTATTCCGAATCTTTAATGAAAATTATTAAGCAAAAAGCGAAAGGAAAAGGCGTAAAAGCTAGAAAAGCAGAACCTGCTAAGGAAGGCAAAGTGATTGATTTGATGGCTCAGTTAAAAGCCAGTTTACAAACTTCTAAATCCAAAAACGCATCGTAA
- a CDS encoding DNA polymerase ligase N-terminal domain-containing protein has translation MALKDYNAKRKFDETSEPKGKTKKSKDKLIFVIQRHAASRLHYDFRLEMEGVLKSWAVPKGPSLDPKDKRLAMEVEDHPYDYKDFEGNIPEGNYGAGQVEVWDSGTYEPLDENSKLSDEKELLKELKAGSLKFVLHGKKLKGEFALVKMKNAENNAWLLIKHNDKFAEEHYDAEENTAKNSQVTKFLEEKKSIKNSKKK, from the coding sequence ATGGCTCTCAAAGATTATAACGCAAAAAGGAAATTCGACGAAACGAGTGAACCAAAAGGGAAAACAAAAAAAAGCAAAGACAAGCTTATTTTTGTAATTCAAAGGCACGCGGCGTCGCGACTTCATTATGATTTCAGATTAGAAATGGAAGGCGTTCTGAAAAGCTGGGCAGTTCCGAAAGGTCCTTCTTTAGACCCGAAAGACAAACGTTTGGCGATGGAAGTTGAAGATCATCCTTACGATTATAAAGATTTTGAAGGAAATATTCCCGAAGGAAATTACGGAGCCGGACAAGTGGAAGTCTGGGACAGCGGAACATATGAACCTTTGGATGAAAATTCTAAACTTTCTGATGAAAAGGAATTGCTGAAAGAATTAAAAGCCGGTTCGTTAAAATTCGTTTTACACGGAAAAAAATTAAAAGGAGAGTTCGCTTTAGTTAAAATGAAAAATGCAGAAAATAATGCATGGCTTCTCATTAAACATAACGATAAATTTGCAGAAGAACATTATGATGCCGAAGAAAACACAGCCAAAAATTCTCAGGTTACAAAATTTTTAGAGGAAAAAAAAAGCATAAAAAACAGCAAAAAGAAATAA
- the ligD gene encoding DNA ligase D, giving the protein MLAKPHEKAFDDEDWIFEIKWDGYRAVADLRKKQPLFYSRNGISFLSKFEKISQDFENQKHKMILDGEIVAYDENGRPNFQLLQQIGDNPNLALVYQVFDILWLNGHSTENIPLTQRKELLKEALIETDIIKYCDHIPEKGIEFFNQMKKMNLEGMIAKKADSFYIENHRSSDWLKIKFTNTEEAIICGFTEPRGSREGFGALILGKYTDGKLIYAGHTGTGFNKELIHQIHSRLKKLTTKTSPFETIPKTNMPVTWTKPELVCEIKYSEITKDGMFRHPVFVTIREDKNPEDVNEKPKEMKAKTSSKKSEVSEKEKEITLNKHTVKLTNQDKIYFPKDGITKGDLVDYYQSVAEYILPHLKNRPLSLNRFPNGIEEQGFYQKDAGDSIPDWIKTTEVYSESNDKYIDYIYCNDKATLAYLNNLGCIDLNPWNSSLPDLEHPDFLVLDLDPSKKNTFDDVIETSLQVNEVLQSINIKGYCKTSGSTGIHVYIPMGGKYDFDQVKEFAYILMKQVNEKLPKLTTLERSLQKRDDKKIYLDYLQNRTGQTLASVYSVRPKEGASVSMPLEWNELKKALKPTDFNIHNALGRIKEKGDLFKPVLGKGIDMMKSLELLQNI; this is encoded by the coding sequence ATGCTCGCAAAACCTCATGAAAAAGCATTCGACGACGAGGATTGGATCTTTGAAATAAAATGGGACGGTTATCGAGCTGTTGCCGACCTTAGAAAAAAACAGCCACTTTTCTATTCCCGAAACGGAATTTCTTTTTTATCCAAATTCGAAAAAATTTCGCAAGATTTCGAAAATCAAAAGCATAAAATGATTTTAGATGGTGAAATTGTTGCTTACGACGAAAACGGAAGACCGAATTTCCAGTTATTACAGCAGATTGGAGACAACCCAAATTTAGCCTTAGTTTATCAGGTTTTTGATATTTTGTGGCTGAATGGTCATTCAACTGAAAACATTCCTTTAACTCAACGAAAAGAGCTTTTAAAAGAAGCGTTGATTGAAACAGACATCATTAAATATTGCGATCATATTCCCGAAAAAGGCATTGAATTTTTTAATCAAATGAAAAAAATGAACTTGGAAGGAATGATTGCCAAAAAAGCTGACAGTTTTTATATTGAAAATCACCGAAGTTCCGATTGGCTGAAAATAAAATTCACCAACACAGAAGAAGCTATTATTTGTGGATTTACCGAACCCCGCGGTTCAAGAGAAGGTTTTGGAGCCTTGATTTTAGGGAAATATACTGATGGAAAATTGATTTACGCCGGACATACCGGAACCGGATTTAATAAAGAATTGATTCATCAAATTCATTCAAGATTAAAAAAATTAACGACAAAAACTTCACCGTTTGAAACCATTCCTAAAACTAATATGCCGGTAACATGGACAAAACCTGAATTGGTCTGCGAAATAAAATATTCTGAAATTACCAAAGACGGAATGTTCCGACATCCTGTGTTTGTCACGATTCGTGAAGATAAAAATCCTGAAGATGTAAACGAAAAACCTAAAGAAATGAAAGCAAAAACCTCATCAAAAAAATCAGAAGTTTCTGAAAAAGAGAAAGAAATTACATTGAATAAACATACCGTAAAACTGACCAATCAGGATAAAATTTATTTTCCGAAAGACGGCATTACCAAAGGTGACTTGGTCGATTATTATCAGTCGGTTGCGGAATATATTTTACCCCATCTAAAAAACCGTCCGCTTTCTTTAAACCGCTTTCCAAATGGTATTGAAGAACAGGGATTTTATCAGAAAGATGCAGGTGATAGTATTCCGGATTGGATTAAAACAACAGAGGTTTATTCGGAATCCAACGACAAATACATCGATTATATTTACTGCAATGACAAGGCAACCTTGGCTTATCTTAATAATTTAGGCTGTATCGATCTCAATCCTTGGAATTCCTCGCTTCCTGATTTGGAGCATCCTGATTTTTTGGTTTTAGACCTTGATCCTTCAAAGAAAAATACTTTTGATGATGTTATTGAAACGTCTCTGCAAGTGAATGAAGTATTACAATCCATAAACATTAAAGGATATTGTAAAACTTCTGGAAGTACAGGAATTCACGTTTATATTCCGATGGGTGGAAAATATGACTTTGACCAGGTGAAAGAGTTTGCTTATATTTTGATGAAGCAGGTGAATGAAAAACTGCCAAAACTCACGACATTAGAAAGAAGTTTACAAAAAAGAGACGACAAGAAAATCTACCTCGATTATCTTCAAAACCGAACCGGACAGACTTTGGCGAGTGTTTACAGCGTTCGTCCGAAAGAAGGGGCTTCCGTTTCGATGCCTTTAGAATGGAATGAATTAAAAAAAGCATTAAAACCAACGGATTTCAATATTCATAATGCTTTGGGGAGAATTAAAGAGAAGGGAGATTTGTTTAAACCTGTTTTGGGAAAGGGAATTGATATGATGAAGTCGTTGGAGTTGTTGCAGAATATTTAA
- a CDS encoding PDDEXK nuclease domain-containing protein yields MKQFYETYKHFPKLSPVLRELHPNISNTFKDSYIFDFLNLSETHNESDLQKGLVSQLRNFILELGKDFLCIDKKYKLQVGNSDFYVDLLFYHRGLQCLVAFELKADKFKPEHLGQLNFYLEALDRDVKKSNENPSIGILLCKDKDSEVVEYALSRSLSPTMVSEYKTQLPDKKLLQKKLHELFEKSKSIDWNKES; encoded by the coding sequence ATGAAGCAGTTTTATGAAACTTATAAACATTTTCCAAAACTCTCACCAGTGTTGAGAGAATTACATCCCAATATTTCAAATACCTTTAAAGACAGTTATATATTTGACTTTCTAAACCTTTCTGAAACCCATAACGAAAGTGATTTACAAAAAGGATTAGTCAGCCAGTTGAGAAATTTTATTTTAGAATTAGGTAAAGATTTTCTTTGCATTGACAAAAAATACAAATTGCAGGTTGGAAATAGTGATTTCTATGTTGATTTATTATTCTATCATCGAGGATTGCAGTGTTTGGTTGCTTTTGAACTCAAAGCGGATAAATTTAAACCAGAACATTTAGGACAACTCAATTTTTACCTTGAAGCATTAGATAGAGATGTAAAAAAGTCCAATGAAAATCCGAGTATTGGAATATTGCTTTGCAAAGATAAAGACAGCGAAGTGGTGGAATATGCTTTAAGTAGATCGCTTTCCCCTACGATGGTTTCAGAATATAAAACACAACTTCCGGATAAAAAATTACTTCAGAAAAAATTGCATGAATTGTTTGAAAAGTCTAAAAGCATAGATTGGAATAAAGAAAGTTAA
- a CDS encoding Swt1 family HEPN domain-containing protein: protein MITIENLTRMVSATLKTLHIFSNNCKEINVKDVYLLNEDTLCCDFYPVSRNSYDIKLEIAPIMGCFNGIFRDKNYKNVNLLNYAVRAFDENNNEILYALSTKTTAELIGKGGSIEWLASTFFQINTQDFRLAQAKQIISEIENGLREIVKIKLRDQFGDDWWEKALNSKTGRDVKKIYFNNFGEDCTDGDILIAYTFTLQLKEIIISCYNLFTKYFQSSAEFETLMDSLNKLRREEAHNRPISNLDLKNLQTLHEELLSGVLQDLKSLQSVYLTENWRGKIKKIMPEKRYKDVYTDLEISNEIDAEQKMFKIRENKSSLISYLDDTILKLKSVIVPIHKKSTHTELLSCFEVYRVLQNSLFDEYSTLHNERIDIVKDKIKIHDRKMNEFVEKFLLNEK, encoded by the coding sequence ATGATAACAATTGAGAATCTAACGCGTATGGTCAGTGCGACATTGAAAACGTTGCATATTTTTAGTAATAATTGTAAGGAAATCAATGTAAAAGATGTATATCTCCTCAACGAAGATACACTATGCTGCGATTTCTATCCTGTTTCAAGAAACTCATACGATATAAAATTAGAAATAGCCCCGATAATGGGCTGTTTTAATGGTATTTTTAGAGATAAGAACTACAAAAATGTCAACCTGTTAAACTATGCGGTAAGAGCTTTTGATGAAAATAACAACGAAATTTTATACGCTTTATCAACCAAAACCACAGCAGAGCTCATTGGGAAGGGAGGATCAATCGAATGGCTTGCATCAACCTTTTTTCAAATAAATACACAAGATTTTCGTCTGGCTCAGGCCAAGCAGATAATTTCTGAAATTGAAAATGGATTAAGGGAAATTGTAAAAATAAAACTTAGAGATCAATTTGGAGATGATTGGTGGGAAAAAGCATTGAATAGTAAAACTGGCAGAGATGTTAAGAAAATCTATTTCAACAATTTTGGAGAAGATTGTACTGATGGTGATATTTTAATTGCCTATACCTTTACCCTGCAGCTGAAAGAGATTATCATCTCTTGCTACAATTTATTTACGAAGTATTTTCAAAGTTCTGCGGAATTTGAAACTTTAATGGATAGCTTAAATAAATTAAGAAGAGAAGAAGCTCATAACAGACCCATTTCAAATTTGGATTTGAAGAATCTACAGACTCTTCATGAAGAATTGCTATCCGGTGTTCTCCAAGATTTAAAATCACTTCAATCTGTTTATTTAACTGAAAACTGGAGAGGAAAAATCAAAAAAATAATGCCCGAAAAAAGGTACAAGGATGTTTACACTGATTTAGAAATCAGTAATGAAATTGATGCTGAACAAAAGATGTTTAAAATTCGAGAAAACAAATCATCTTTAATCTCTTACCTTGATGATACAATTTTAAAGTTAAAATCTGTTATTGTACCAATACATAAGAAATCGACACACACAGAACTATTAAGCTGTTTTGAAGTTTACAGAGTTCTGCAAAATTCTTTATTTGATGAATATTCAACCTTACATAATGAAAGAATAGACATCGTCAAAGATAAAATAAAAATACACGATCGAAAAATGAATGAGTTCGTCGAAAAATTCCTCCTGAATGAGAAATAA
- a CDS encoding DoxX family protein: protein MKKIISNFEKNSTSIYILCRILIGLFFFIAGFNKLFHPIFQGYMFNTISTIGFPFPQFTANFTAFCECIFGLFLMLGFWTRISSVFLIIIILVALFTHDLNSIPKELNPIKAETGIYAMDPFTWLSYFLYLPQVLYLMFLTQFLFQGCTGFGIDTLRKNINDNK from the coding sequence ATGAAAAAAATAATATCAAACTTTGAAAAAAATAGTACCAGTATTTATATACTATGCAGAATTTTAATTGGGTTATTCTTCTTTATTGCAGGATTTAATAAGCTGTTTCATCCTATTTTTCAGGGGTATATGTTCAATACCATCAGTACTATAGGATTTCCTTTCCCACAGTTTACGGCTAATTTCACTGCTTTTTGTGAATGTATATTTGGTTTATTCCTGATGTTGGGTTTTTGGACACGAATTAGCTCAGTGTTTTTAATCATTATTATCCTGGTAGCTTTATTTACCCATGATCTGAATTCAATTCCTAAGGAGCTGAACCCTATTAAAGCCGAAACAGGAATCTATGCAATGGATCCCTTCACATGGCTGAGTTACTTTCTGTATCTGCCTCAGGTTTTGTATCTGATGTTTTTGACACAATTTCTGTTTCAGGGATGTACAGGGTTCGGAATAGATACCTTGAGGAAGAATATTAATGATAATAAGTAA
- a CDS encoding imm11 family protein, which translates to MDKYYLLSWKDEKGASASAFAPEGIPLAQDLISELEGVNQLPFELHLIKLEVGKEGLIKSNDLTGIKDVWQDYQLNSLAWPLMSAKMKSVVDNNVSGNEQVDWIEAVINTGEEQRIYYIPRFNRMLDVLDKENTVYVPGTDHTIKPVFSFSKINTYNAFTEPSPKNNYWKITSAIYVSETLRKAIQKEKLTGVSFDATRVV; encoded by the coding sequence ATGGATAAGTATTATTTATTAAGCTGGAAAGATGAGAAAGGGGCATCAGCAAGTGCTTTTGCTCCAGAAGGAATTCCATTGGCTCAGGATCTTATTTCAGAATTGGAAGGGGTAAATCAACTTCCATTTGAGCTGCATCTCATTAAATTAGAGGTAGGTAAAGAGGGTTTGATCAAAAGTAATGATTTGACAGGTATAAAAGATGTATGGCAGGATTATCAACTCAATAGTTTGGCGTGGCCCTTAATGTCTGCAAAAATGAAATCAGTCGTAGACAATAATGTATCGGGAAATGAGCAAGTAGACTGGATTGAGGCTGTAATCAATACAGGTGAAGAACAAAGGATTTATTATATTCCGCGATTCAATAGAATGCTGGATGTTTTGGATAAGGAAAATACAGTGTATGTTCCAGGTACAGATCATACTATAAAGCCTGTTTTTTCATTTTCAAAAATTAATACCTATAACGCATTTACAGAACCTTCACCAAAAAATAATTATTGGAAAATAACCTCTGCTATATATGTAAGTGAAACATTAAGAAAAGCGATACAAAAAGAGAAATTAACCGGAGTAAGCTTTGATGCTACGCGAGTTGTATGA
- a CDS encoding DUF6438 domain-containing protein, whose product MKYIVSLIFLSLAIICSGQQKVNSANTVEKVIIKKSDCMSGDCPVYTIIIHKDGKVNLKALRNIPNNLNGTYTSKLGYLDWEVITHMDFTTLKKSYGNVRYADFSSTDLEIFFTNGKPKKVHDHYSEATPELIKLYEHIDLLFIKLRWKRVKG is encoded by the coding sequence ATGAAATATATTGTTTCATTGATCTTCCTTTCGCTTGCAATCATTTGCAGCGGTCAACAAAAAGTTAACTCTGCCAACACTGTGGAGAAAGTAATCATTAAAAAGAGCGACTGTATGTCAGGAGATTGTCCAGTCTATACGATCATTATTCATAAAGATGGGAAAGTTAACCTGAAGGCTCTAAGAAATATTCCTAACAATCTGAATGGTACTTACACCTCAAAACTGGGATATTTAGATTGGGAAGTGATTACTCATATGGATTTTACTACATTAAAGAAATCTTACGGAAATGTTAGATATGCCGATTTTTCCTCTACCGATCTTGAAATCTTTTTTACTAATGGGAAACCTAAAAAAGTACATGATCATTATAGTGAAGCTACTCCTGAACTCATAAAACTATATGAACATATCGACCTGCTTTTCATTAAACTACGCTGGAAACGAGTAAAGGGTTAG
- a CDS encoding polyprenyl synthetase family protein, which translates to MNPIINTLLHDELARYDLMLDQAIDEQEGYLTDLEKKMYKKGKRLRPIMLLLSAKLSQREDSPLDDKVILSAVSLEMLHVASLIHDDIIDCAPTRRGYPSIKEARGSNMAVLIGDLQFLQAMRGLLKSVVVQEDISIIEKILKAGYEICIGEIDELRVDPAKAYDDLTEMECSYMNIIDRKTAALFGISCEAGAALANSKSIHLAALSLFGRYFGQAYQIMDDINDFLKSSDNAGKQQHIDLVQKKLSLPIINALRELPPNNALYNYLTDKAIDDTALQEAVAAVVKSESL; encoded by the coding sequence ATGAATCCTATTATCAATACTCTTTTGCATGATGAATTAGCAAGATATGACCTCATGCTCGATCAGGCAATTGATGAACAAGAAGGATATTTAACCGATCTGGAAAAGAAAATGTACAAAAAGGGAAAACGCTTACGTCCTATAATGCTTCTATTGAGTGCAAAACTTAGCCAGCGTGAAGATTCCCCATTAGATGATAAAGTAATTCTTTCTGCAGTATCTCTCGAAATGCTACACGTTGCCTCACTGATACATGATGATATCATTGACTGTGCACCTACTCGCAGAGGATATCCATCCATAAAAGAAGCCAGAGGCTCCAATATGGCTGTACTCATAGGAGATTTACAATTCTTACAGGCAATGAGAGGACTGTTAAAAAGCGTAGTTGTACAGGAAGACATTTCCATTATCGAAAAAATACTAAAAGCGGGTTATGAAATTTGCATCGGTGAAATTGATGAATTGAGAGTGGATCCGGCAAAAGCCTATGATGATTTAACAGAAATGGAGTGCAGCTATATGAATATCATCGACCGTAAAACAGCAGCTTTATTTGGAATATCATGCGAAGCCGGAGCAGCATTGGCGAATTCAAAGTCAATTCATCTCGCTGCCTTAAGCCTTTTCGGACGGTATTTTGGGCAGGCTTACCAAATTATGGATGACATCAATGATTTTTTGAAGTCAAGTGATAATGCGGGAAAACAGCAGCATATAGATCTTGTGCAGAAAAAGCTCTCTCTTCCCATCATCAATGCCTTAAGAGAGCTACCACCCAACAATGCTCTTTATAACTATTTAACAGACAAAGCAATAGACGATACTGCTCTGCAAGAAGCCGTAGCTGCCGTTGTAAAATCTGAAAGTTTGTAA